In the Apodemus sylvaticus chromosome 3, mApoSyl1.1, whole genome shotgun sequence genome, AAACCTGTTTCCTAGGCCTGCCCCTGACCCCGCCTTGCATTTCTTTAAACTTTAATAGGCCCAGGCTCCAAGGCAACTGAGCAGGGCCCACAGAGCTGGGACAAAAGTTGAGCAAGAGAACTTGGGCCCAGCTGATGGCTGATAGAGGAGGAGCCCATGGTGCAGGCCCACCTACCTAGAACCCTGGCCAGAGTGGAAATGTGGCCAAGCAGGGACCCCAAGAGCGGCCTCTGGCTTCAGAACTCTTCACAGGAGGAGGAGTAAACTGGAGTGTTGAGGTCAAGCCTTGGGGCTCCTGGAAAACTGTGGGATAAGGTTGCAGATAAATCCCAGGCCCAGATCGGCCTAAAGACGTACAGCCCAGAAGTTTCCACCCTGGATATAGTGCCCTGACAAGGAAGCATCCATCCAAGAAGGCCAAGACTCCCAGAAGGCCTGGAAGCAGCGCCCTGGGTAGACCTGCATGGACATCCCCATTAGCACCAGAGACTTCCGCTGCCTGCAGCTGGCCTGTGTGGCCCTTGGCCTGGTGGCCGGCAGCATCATCATCGGTGTCTCCGTGTCCAAGGCTGCCGCTGCTGTGGGTGGTATCTTTCTTGGTGCTGCTGGGCTCGGTGAGCAGACAcggggctgaggcagagggagggggttTTCTGGGAAGCAGGAGTCTGGTGAGGTGAATAAGAGGTGAAGGGCTGGGCTGGTCAGCGGGAATTGGCTGGAGAGCGTGAAAGCCAAAGTTATAAACAGTGCAGCCTCCTCGGAGTGCAGGAAGGAGAGCCGGCCTGGGGTTGGCTGAGTGTGCTGGATGACAAAGGAGGGCAGGCTGCTGTCCCACACCTTTACCTGGTGGGATCTTGTGTTTGTGGCAGGATTCATCAGCCTGGTTGGAGTAGGGTGATAGAGGCCTGTAAACCGAGACAGCTCAGACAAAAGACTCTCCTCATTGTATCAGCAGCAAacagttgtctgtctgtctgtctgtctgtctgtcctagtCAGGCCCATTAATGTAGAATGCCATCTCtcaccccacctccctgtccaGGAGAAGCTGGAGTTCTGTGTCTTCAAACCCTGAGTGCCAGGGGCATTTGGTCTGGGAGGACAGCAGGGCAGGTCCCAACCTGTGGCTTTCTGGCCATCAGGTCTGCGTGGGGAGGAGTAGCAGTGGAGCCTAGAAGGCCACAGTAGAGGTCttgggagaggagagagctggAAGGGGAAGGGGCAGTGATATTGGTGTTACTTGGCCCAgttctagcaaaaaaaaaaaaacaaaaaacaaaaaacaaaccaaaaaaaacacacaaacaaacaaaaacaaacaaacaaacaaacaaaaaacaaaaaaaagcaagtgaGCAACCAATCTGTTCTTCACCTGCGCAGAGTAGAGTCAAGGGCCTGCACACCTGTGACTTGCAGAGTCTGTAGCTCCTTCCCCACAGAGGTGCTGAATCCCCAGTCAGGGCTGAGTGCTggggaggcacacacacacacacacacacacacacacacacacacacacctcccattTACATCCCACAGTCCTGATCCTTTGTTCCTGTGCCTCCTACATCACCTTCATAAACAAACCGCCCACCCCAACCTCCTGCATCTCACATCACTCAGGCTTTCTCCATCACAGCATTTTCTGTGTCCCTCCTCAGGGCTCCTCATCTTCGCCTACCCCTTCCTGAAGGCTCGGTTCAACCTGGACCACATCCTACCTGCCATCGGTGAGCCTTTCCTCCCCCACAAACCCTTTGTGTGCAACCTGTGAGTGACTGTCAGTGAGCATGCCCATATGTGAGAATGCTCctggatgagtgtgtgtgtgtgtgtgtgtgtgtgtgtgtgtgtgtggtgtgtggtgtatgccaGAGTCACCATGGCTACAGAGTAGCAGAATCCAGCAGCTGCTTGAGCAGACAGAACTAAACCTCAGGAATCTGTGTCCCTTAAGAGTCTTTTCACTCCCAAAGTCTCCAAGCTCTCCAGATGACACACTCATCTCCAGCGCAGTAAAGACCCTCTAATGCCTGGAGTCCCACAACCTCTTAATAGTTTCCGCCTGACTTCCACA is a window encoding:
- the Kncn gene encoding kinocilin isoform X1 — translated: MDIPISTRDFRCLQLACVALGLVAGSIIIGVSVSKAAAAVGGIFLGAAGLGLLIFAYPFLKARFNLDHILPAIDGNLGCSHPAGNLRVHPNSGPDHGEGRSSNNGNKEGARGGLSTVTRTLERLKPGGRGTEEG
- the Kncn gene encoding kinocilin isoform X2, with protein sequence MDIPISTRDFRCLQLACVALGLVAGSIIIGVSVSKAAAAVGGIFLGAAGLGLLIFAYPFLKARFNLDHILPAIGNLRVHPNSGPDHGEGRSSNNGNKEGARGGLSTVTRTLERLKPGGRGTEEG